CTAGCTGTTAATAATTGCTTTACTTAAGACTAAGTTTTTAGTTTATTTTTCTGACTCATTTTCCCCTTTTCAAAAACAGTTTAACAAAAGCTTAGTTTTTTAGACTGCCCGCTTTTTCCCTAACTTTGGGCCTTTAGTATTTCTCTACATAAAAGCCTTTTATGCGATACTTTCTCCCTTTTTTAGCCCTTTTACTTTTTGCTTGCCAAGGAGAAGCACCAACTTCTAGTCAGGAAGAAACGCAAAGCTCTTCTTCTCTAGAGCTTCGGCAGGCCCAAGGGTTTAAGGTCAGGGCCATAGAAAATGGACAATATTTAGTAGAAATTGACGAACAGCGCTTTTGCCTTTATCCTAGGACGTTGAAAATCAGCAAAAGGCTGGAAAACTACCAGTATTTGCCCTACCCCCTAAAAAGAGTGGTCTGCAAAAGCAGTCCCGCCTGGGCCATGATCGAACTCCTCGATGAGCGTAAAAGTGTAGTGGGCATTTCTGATGCTAGAGATTTTGAAAGCCCTTATGTTAAGTATCTCCCCGAATTGGGCCGAGAACAGCTTAATTATGAGGCTTTGCTTTTGCTATCGCCGGAGTTGGTGGTTGGTTATGGGGCCAAAGCCGACCCCAAACTAGCCGACCTAAATATTCCCGAGCTTCGCCTTAAAGAATATGCAGAAGCCTCTCCCCTCGCCCAGATGGAATGGATTCGCTTGTTTGGTCTGCTCTTCGAAAAAGATGAGATAGCCCAAAACTTTGTAAATGAGCGTTTTGCCGCCTACGAAGAATTAAAACAACTAGCCCAAAAGGCCCAAACACGGCCTTCAGTTTTGCTAGGTAGCCAGTTTGGCGGTGGCTGGTATTTGGCTGGAGGAAAAAGCTTTATGGCCCAATATCTAGCCGATGCACAAGCCAATTATCTCTGGAAGGACTTGCCCGGAAAAGAGGGGGTTCCCCTAGATTTTGAGGCCGTTTTGGCCAAAGGACAAAAGGCCGATTACTGGCTTAATGTGGGGAGTTACAGGAGCTTCGAGGAGCTAAGGGCCAATAACCCCCGATATGCCCTTTTCCAGGCCTTTCAGCAAAAAAAGATCTATAATTATTATGGCTATCGTTTCTGTGGCACAGGTCGCCACGGTTTCTTTGAATCAGGCACTATTTATCCCGATGAAGTGCTTGGCGACCTGATCCATATTTTCCACCCAGAGCTTTTGCCCAATTGGCAGCTTCATTATTATTATGATTGGGCGGATGATGCATTTTAACCGATTTTTTTCGCTCTTTCTGGCCCTGCTGCTGCTCTTCGCCCTAAGTTTGGCGCTGGGCTCTAGCCCTATTTCCATCAGCCAATTGTGGCAAGGGCTTTCTCTTGGCCCTCAATCTACCGAAGGG
This genomic interval from Saprospira grandis contains the following:
- a CDS encoding ABC transporter substrate-binding protein; translated protein: MRYFLPFLALLLFACQGEAPTSSQEETQSSSSLELRQAQGFKVRAIENGQYLVEIDEQRFCLYPRTLKISKRLENYQYLPYPLKRVVCKSSPAWAMIELLDERKSVVGISDARDFESPYVKYLPELGREQLNYEALLLLSPELVVGYGAKADPKLADLNIPELRLKEYAEASPLAQMEWIRLFGLLFEKDEIAQNFVNERFAAYEELKQLAQKAQTRPSVLLGSQFGGGWYLAGGKSFMAQYLADAQANYLWKDLPGKEGVPLDFEAVLAKGQKADYWLNVGSYRSFEELRANNPRYALFQAFQQKKIYNYYGYRFCGTGRHGFFESGTIYPDEVLGDLIHIFHPELLPNWQLHYYYDWADDAF